From Dryobates pubescens isolate bDryPub1 chromosome 22, bDryPub1.pri, whole genome shotgun sequence, the proteins below share one genomic window:
- the C22H11orf16 gene encoding uncharacterized protein C11orf16 homolog — protein sequence MAHLGGFLPMDHKYCSAIPALHKFSCSSMVSAVNPCCRSSSVVHPSWITKPLSPQRCQWLSHFPGPAQKRLSTLGSSVGLGSNVPVLVRREQDGFYYRGRIKEEKESGRGMFLVEFAKPLVSRGRHPVCVQKTAKDDILEYVNRMKHSLLPGDKVLAPWEPDMARYGPGTILMGIETRDPLRASEDEDIMVQFWNGKRVKLPRGVALWIPPSLWERIVEMIHMPFTSRVKTREGLDTKSCIIPCSPKPAPIPVWAVHSLGKHCLPCSPCWPHFHCCCDGICCSLAYKSCIFCCHPHVDTWWALPSRSVVFQSETEETESSSKPSPCLLDPKDPNQEAIAAVAVSPHYSDSELDLEPFSTKSSVVDSAVNTSSGCLEKPSLKDSARHNWKYRKRSHCKSHPRNSGLPNCRSTCTKGKMESKAISTEDMPGVAPTNQSALFETFEQSPRGQLSMKEITRHQDFKLSLREGFPAPEKQRYKTARKETETDDKCTATCIGDTKLDDTDHASRGETEKPTVLSCSKAES from the exons ATGGCTCATTTGGGAGGGTTCCTGCCAATGGATCACAAGTATTGCAGTGCAATTCCAGCTCTGCACAAGTTCTCATGCTCCAGCATGGTATCTGCTGTcaacccctgctgcaggagctcttctGTAGTGCATCCTTCCTGGATCACCAAGCCCCTCAGCCCGCAGAG gTGCCAATGGCTTAGCCATTTTCCTGGCCCAGCACAGAAGAGGCTGAGCACTTTAGGGAGCTCAGTGGGCTTAGGCAGCAACGTCCCTGTGTTAGTGCGAAGGGAACAGGATGGATTTTATTATCGTGGTAGaataaaagaggagaaagag AGTGGAAGAGGCATGTTCCTGGTAGAATTTGCCAAACCACTTGTGTCACGAGGAAGGCATCCGGTGTGTGTGCAAAAAACAGCAAAGGATGACATCCTGGAATATGTGAACAGGATGAAGCACTCCTTACTCCCTGGAGACAAAGTGCTGGCACCCTGGGAGCCAGATATGGCCAGGTATGGCCCAGGAACCATCCTTATGGGCATTGAAACAAGGGACCCCCTACGAG CCTCAGAAGATGAAGACATtatggtccagttctggaatgGAAAGAGAGTGAAACTCCCACGAGGTGTTGCTCTATGGATCCCTCCTAGCCTGTGGGAGAGGATTGTAGAGATGATCCACATGCCCTTCACCAGCAGGGTGAAGACCAGAGAAGGTCTGGACACCAAATCTTGTATTATTCCCTGCAGTCCTAAACCAGCCCCGATTCCTGTTTGGGCTGTACATAGCCTTGGCAAGCATTGCTTACcctgctcaccctgctggccacatttccaCTGTTGCTGTGATGGTATATGCTGTTCATTAGCATataaaagctgtattttctgCTGCCACCCCCATGTTGATACCTGGTGGGCTCTTCCATCCAGATCTGTGGTCTTTCAAAGTGAAACTGAAGAGACAGAGTCCAGCAGCAAGCCCTCTCCATGCCTTCTAGATCCAAAAGACCCAAACCAAGAAGCAATAGCAGCTGTAGCAGTGTCTCCTCACTATTCTGATTCAGAGCTGGACCTGGAGCCATTCTCCACTAAGAGTAGTGTGGTGGACAGTGCTGTTAACACAAGCTCTGGCTGTCTTGAGAAGCCCAGCTTAAAGGATTCTGCAAGACACAACTGGAAATACCGGAAAAGAAGCCACTGCAAGTCCCATCCCAGAAATTCAG GACTTCCCAATTGCAGAAGCACATGTACAAAAGGTAAGATGGAATCCAAAGCCATCTCTACTGAAGACATGCCTGGTGTTGCCCCAACTAATCAAAGTGCACTGTTTGAAACATTTGAGCAGTCTCCCAGAGGGCAACTCTCAATGAAAGAAATCACAAGGCACCAGGATTTCAAGCTGTCATTGAGG GAAGGTtttccagcaccagaaaaacaaagatataaaacagcaagaaaggaaacagaaacagaTGATAAATGTACTGCAACTTGCATAGGAGACACCAAACTTGATGATACAGACCATGCCAGCAGAGGAGAGACAGAAAAACCAACTGTGctctcttgcagcaaagcagagagctga